A stretch of Longibacter salinarum DNA encodes these proteins:
- a CDS encoding Na/Pi symporter: MTTSQESTVAPKSTTLQVLFLLGVLIMFFTSLELMGDSFKLMGSGVAESLLRMTSNPFVGLFIGILATSLVQSSSTTTTLTVSLVAAGGLDIAGAIPIIMGANIGTSVTNTIVSLGSVTRKEEFRRAMAGATVHDFFNFLAVATLFPLELMFKFVSTPAAYLTDSIATVGGTQLLSPVKEITEPIAKFVISLSAENGIIVLIVGLALLFLSLRFLVTLLKSLVLGRSEQFLHKYIFGQPAISLLFGVGLTFLVQSSSITTSLTVPLVGAGILTVTQIYPFVLGANVGTTMTAIVAALVLASAGEPGSAEALRGVAAVKVALAHLFFNLYGIALFLPIKRLRNIPIRLSERLGDLAVKNRAYALGYLATVFFAIPLITILGTRNLEFSYDPPKPDRLEQGSTSRDPGTSTDRSAETDSSSPSSHAADSAVPFTEAVNIPSS; encoded by the coding sequence ATGACGACATCGCAGGAATCTACGGTTGCTCCAAAGAGCACAACGCTCCAGGTTCTTTTCCTCCTGGGCGTCCTGATCATGTTCTTTACGAGTCTCGAGCTGATGGGAGACTCGTTTAAGCTCATGGGTAGTGGCGTGGCGGAGAGTCTGCTCCGTATGACGTCCAACCCGTTCGTCGGGCTGTTCATCGGTATCCTGGCGACATCGCTCGTGCAGTCGTCGTCGACAACCACGACGCTAACGGTTTCGCTCGTTGCTGCCGGCGGTCTCGACATCGCGGGGGCCATTCCCATTATCATGGGAGCGAACATCGGGACGAGCGTCACGAATACGATCGTTTCGCTGGGTTCGGTTACGCGTAAGGAGGAGTTTCGCCGCGCTATGGCAGGTGCGACGGTCCACGACTTCTTTAACTTCCTCGCTGTCGCGACGCTCTTTCCTCTCGAACTGATGTTCAAGTTCGTTTCGACGCCAGCGGCGTATCTGACCGATTCGATTGCAACTGTGGGGGGGACGCAGCTTCTCAGCCCGGTCAAGGAAATCACCGAGCCCATTGCGAAGTTCGTCATCAGCCTTTCCGCTGAGAACGGCATTATTGTTCTCATCGTTGGGCTCGCGCTGCTCTTTCTCTCGCTTCGCTTCCTCGTGACGCTGTTGAAGAGCCTGGTTCTCGGACGCTCCGAACAGTTCCTGCACAAATATATCTTCGGGCAACCGGCCATTTCGCTGCTCTTTGGCGTCGGGCTCACCTTTCTGGTCCAGAGTTCGTCGATTACGACCTCGCTCACAGTGCCGCTTGTTGGCGCCGGGATTTTGACGGTCACGCAGATCTACCCATTCGTTTTAGGCGCGAACGTTGGAACGACGATGACGGCGATCGTCGCTGCGCTCGTGCTCGCTTCCGCCGGGGAGCCTGGCAGCGCGGAGGCCCTTCGCGGGGTGGCGGCGGTGAAGGTGGCTCTCGCCCACCTGTTCTTCAACCTGTACGGAATTGCCCTTTTCCTACCGATCAAGCGGCTTCGTAACATTCCGATTCGCCTTTCCGAACGTCTTGGCGACCTTGCGGTGAAGAACCGTGCGTATGCCCTCGGATACCTTGCAACGGTCTTCTTCGCGATTCCTCTGATCACGATTCTGGGCACTCGCAATCTCGAGTTCTCTTACGATCCGCCGAAACCAGATCGACTCGAGCAGGGATCGACGTCTAGGGACCCTGGAACCTCGACGGATCGGTCTGCAGAAACCGACTCGTCGTCGCCAAGTAGCCACGCCGCCGATAGCGCGGTTCCGTTCACGGAAGCGGTTAATATCCCGTCTTCCTGA
- a CDS encoding cyclase family protein — protein sequence MRYIDITRSLSESTAVWPGDQRVEWTWTARREEGSTVNLGAITTSVHAATHADAPLHFDDSGKAIDEVPLRPFLGPAEVVHVDDDVISPEHVQAVSAPRVLFKTCASSVDRTQWPNAVTAVHPDTIRMLGERGVVLIGTDAPSIDPLDSKHLEAHHALAETGMVNLEGLQLAGVSPGRYHLTALPLKIERADAAPVRAVLQPVSVEPGGRE from the coding sequence ATGAGGTATATCGACATCACGCGTTCACTGTCTGAGTCCACGGCTGTGTGGCCAGGTGATCAACGGGTCGAATGGACGTGGACGGCCCGACGCGAGGAGGGAAGCACGGTGAATCTGGGAGCGATCACGACGAGTGTTCACGCAGCAACCCATGCGGATGCGCCGTTGCATTTTGATGATTCTGGAAAGGCGATTGATGAGGTGCCGTTGCGGCCATTCCTCGGCCCTGCAGAGGTTGTTCATGTCGATGACGATGTGATTTCGCCCGAGCACGTCCAGGCCGTATCCGCTCCCCGTGTTTTATTTAAAACGTGCGCTTCGTCGGTCGATCGCACGCAGTGGCCGAACGCCGTAACCGCCGTCCATCCAGATACAATTCGTATGCTTGGCGAACGCGGCGTTGTTCTTATCGGGACGGATGCGCCATCGATCGATCCGCTCGACAGCAAACATCTCGAAGCTCATCACGCGCTAGCAGAAACAGGGATGGTCAACCTGGAAGGATTACAGTTGGCGGGCGTTTCTCCCGGCCGATACCATCTCACGGCGCTTCCTTTGAAGATCGAAAGAGCCGACGCGGCTCCGGTCCGCGCGGTTTTACAACCGGTTTCCGTTGAACCAGGCGGGAGGGAATAA
- a CDS encoding bacteriorhodopsin, which yields MSLAMTLELPDLTPGQFNLVYNMFSFTIATMFAAFVYFVLAQKNLAPKYRVSMMVSALVVLIAGYHYFRIFGSWDAAYALEGGQYVFQDDQPFNDAYRYVDWLLTVPLLVVELVLVLGLPKGESGSLMARLGFAAALMIILGYPGEVSGDASLMGERGLWGFISTIPFVYILYVLFTELSSTIQRQSGRVAKLLSNARLLLLATWGFYPIAYMIPMFSAGYPTETPGAVVALQVGYTICDVLAKAGYGVLIYAIAKAKSEEEGFVVDEMVKPASAEA from the coding sequence ATGTCTCTCGCAATGACGCTCGAACTGCCGGATCTTACGCCGGGTCAGTTCAATCTGGTCTACAACATGTTCTCTTTCACGATCGCGACGATGTTTGCCGCGTTCGTGTACTTTGTACTTGCACAGAAGAATCTCGCGCCGAAGTACCGCGTCTCGATGATGGTGTCGGCGCTTGTCGTGCTGATCGCTGGCTATCACTACTTCCGCATCTTCGGCAGCTGGGACGCGGCCTATGCGCTGGAGGGCGGCCAGTACGTGTTCCAGGATGACCAGCCATTTAACGATGCGTATCGGTACGTGGACTGGCTGCTGACGGTCCCCCTGCTTGTCGTTGAGCTTGTGCTCGTGCTCGGCCTTCCGAAGGGCGAAAGTGGGTCGCTCATGGCGCGTCTCGGCTTTGCTGCGGCGCTGATGATCATTCTGGGCTACCCCGGTGAGGTAAGCGGCGACGCGTCCCTCATGGGAGAGCGCGGTCTCTGGGGCTTCATCAGCACGATTCCGTTCGTTTACATCCTGTACGTGCTGTTCACTGAGCTCTCGAGCACGATCCAGCGGCAATCCGGTCGTGTTGCCAAACTTCTCTCGAATGCTCGCCTTCTCCTACTGGCAACGTGGGGCTTCTACCCGATCGCCTACATGATCCCGATGTTCTCAGCGGGTTACCCGACGGAGACGCCGGGCGCGGTTGTTGCCCTGCAAGTCGGCTACACGATCTGTGACGTGCTGGCGAAAGCCGGGTATGGCGTACTGATCTATGCCATCGCTAAAGCCAAGTCCGAAGAGGAAGGCTTTGTCGTGGATGAAATGGTCAAACCAGCGAGTGCCGAGGCCTAA
- the miaA gene encoding tRNA (adenosine(37)-N6)-dimethylallyltransferase MiaA encodes MKTCVPDEEIDPPILTLVGPTAVGKTSLSLALAQQLNAEIISADSRQVYEELTIGTAKPSPSELAQAPHHFIGERSVEGPPFSAGAFADAANARIREIRDRGKQAIVVGGSTLYVHALQEGLADIPDVPTSVREELSARLENEGPEALYAELQEVDPTQAEKNDPTKTQRVIRALEVYHHTGKPLTHFYENQPEPPFSYRTVVLNRDRQKLYDRINRRVDQMLDAGLLDEVREVMELDVNLDEAPLSTIGYREPIQHLRGDINRDEMIRLVKRNSRRYAKRQLTWFRRYDDYVWLEADGAAPEDVFDAVAFEPSVR; translated from the coding sequence ATGAAAACATGCGTTCCGGATGAGGAGATTGATCCTCCAATTCTCACACTCGTCGGCCCGACCGCGGTCGGCAAAACCTCACTCAGCCTTGCCCTTGCCCAACAGCTAAATGCGGAGATTATTTCGGCCGATAGCCGGCAGGTGTACGAGGAGCTAACGATCGGGACTGCTAAACCCTCGCCGTCCGAACTCGCGCAAGCGCCTCATCACTTCATCGGCGAACGATCTGTCGAAGGACCTCCATTTTCCGCCGGTGCATTTGCCGATGCGGCAAACGCCCGGATTCGAGAGATTCGCGATCGCGGGAAACAGGCTATTGTCGTCGGAGGATCGACATTATACGTTCATGCGCTCCAGGAAGGGCTGGCCGACATCCCTGACGTCCCCACCTCCGTCCGTGAAGAACTGTCGGCTCGACTGGAGAACGAGGGGCCGGAGGCGTTGTACGCCGAGCTTCAAGAGGTGGACCCGACACAGGCAGAGAAGAATGATCCGACGAAGACCCAGCGTGTGATCCGGGCGCTAGAGGTCTACCACCACACTGGAAAACCGCTTACGCACTTTTACGAGAATCAACCGGAGCCTCCGTTCTCGTACCGAACGGTCGTGTTGAATCGAGACCGCCAAAAATTATACGATAGAATCAACCGGCGCGTGGATCAGATGCTGGACGCGGGCCTCCTCGACGAAGTCCGCGAGGTGATGGAGTTGGATGTCAACCTGGACGAAGCCCCGCTGAGCACCATCGGATATCGAGAGCCCATCCAGCATCTCCGTGGGGACATCAACCGCGACGAGATGATCCGCCTCGTGAAACGCAACTCGCGGCGGTACGCCAAACGGCAGCTCACCTGGTTTCGGCGTTACGACGATTACGTTTGGCTCGAAGCAGACGGAGCCGCACCCGAGGATGTCTTCGATGCCGTTGCGTTTGAACCGTCGGTCCGATAA
- a CDS encoding methyltransferase domain-containing protein has protein sequence MRTIDPVAVPVWLGLIGVAVCAPIPEARGLFVAIAIATTAGTVWLWKRNQLTTSHVLVGAIVARIAFLPLTPGLTDDTFRYIWDGWLQLEGINPYRFVPSDAVKSADVGGWLAQNDLVERLNSPSFYSVYPPISQMVFAAGAWVDSIFGGPGSWKQSFYTIKILFATLEVGALLLLSRLVTARRLILYAWSPLVVLETAGQGHTEAALVFFLVAAVWAVRTSRPAIASCAVVGATLVKLYPVFLFPLLLRRFGWKRLVPGVAVGSVLCAPYVAWYVLPNVMSSLDLYVQLFEFFAGPYLGAKQILLNLTGIDYSKTLGPIFSTLFLATLPVIYAVDARRHLDFRTAALWILGGFLVFSTTVHPWYLLAVLPLVVFDRTGAQRGVMPVWGWIWLSAAALGTYTFYVGGPYWVWVVAGWSGAAGLWIWQAKADISSIFDHLLQSLQIRRAAAKANRVRPWLSAGDGSHHGGRWKLLDLGAGEGYVGRILQRGDMIRSGESGIPWDVQLCDVIDLNRTELPHDTYDGVRLPYEENAFDATILYFVLHHCEHAEAVLREALRVTSGRVIVVESVVTNPVQHRFLEAADRFVNRLRSNGEMTLQEEHLSFRSTDEWKNVARRCGASVEHCETSTGIVHPQALLVLEPMEEGLPVA, from the coding sequence TTGCGCACAATCGATCCCGTGGCGGTGCCGGTGTGGCTCGGTCTGATTGGGGTCGCTGTTTGTGCACCGATTCCGGAAGCGCGCGGACTCTTTGTGGCTATTGCGATCGCCACGACGGCGGGAACGGTCTGGCTCTGGAAGCGGAATCAACTCACGACCTCGCATGTCCTAGTCGGGGCCATTGTGGCGAGAATCGCGTTTCTCCCACTCACCCCAGGTCTGACAGACGATACGTTTCGGTACATCTGGGATGGATGGTTACAACTCGAAGGCATCAACCCATATCGATTTGTCCCGTCCGATGCGGTTAAGTCGGCTGACGTCGGAGGCTGGCTCGCGCAGAACGACTTGGTCGAGCGTCTGAATTCTCCGTCGTTCTACAGCGTATACCCGCCCATCTCGCAGATGGTGTTTGCCGCAGGCGCATGGGTGGACTCGATTTTTGGCGGGCCAGGGTCGTGGAAACAGAGTTTCTACACAATCAAAATCCTTTTCGCGACCCTCGAGGTGGGGGCGTTGTTACTGCTGTCGCGCCTTGTCACCGCGCGCCGCCTGATTCTGTACGCCTGGAGTCCGCTCGTCGTGCTCGAAACAGCGGGGCAGGGGCATACAGAAGCCGCACTGGTTTTCTTCCTCGTTGCAGCAGTGTGGGCCGTGCGCACGTCGCGACCTGCGATCGCGTCGTGTGCCGTCGTCGGCGCGACGCTCGTCAAGCTGTATCCCGTCTTTCTGTTTCCGCTTCTACTCCGGCGGTTCGGTTGGAAACGCCTGGTCCCGGGCGTTGCCGTGGGCAGCGTTCTGTGCGCGCCATACGTCGCCTGGTACGTGCTACCGAACGTCATGAGCTCGCTCGATCTGTATGTCCAGCTATTCGAGTTCTTTGCCGGCCCGTATCTTGGCGCGAAGCAGATTCTTTTGAACCTGACGGGAATCGATTACAGCAAGACGCTCGGCCCGATCTTTAGCACGCTCTTTCTTGCTACGCTGCCGGTCATTTACGCTGTCGATGCGCGTCGTCACCTCGACTTTCGAACGGCGGCGCTCTGGATTCTCGGCGGGTTTCTCGTCTTCAGCACGACCGTTCATCCGTGGTACCTGCTTGCGGTCCTTCCGCTGGTTGTTTTCGACCGGACCGGTGCACAGAGAGGTGTAATGCCCGTATGGGGCTGGATCTGGCTCAGTGCAGCCGCTCTGGGTACGTACACATTTTACGTGGGCGGTCCGTACTGGGTCTGGGTCGTTGCCGGCTGGAGTGGAGCCGCAGGATTGTGGATCTGGCAGGCAAAAGCAGATATCTCAAGCATCTTCGACCACCTGCTTCAGAGTCTCCAGATCCGACGAGCCGCCGCAAAGGCGAACCGTGTCCGCCCGTGGCTTTCCGCTGGGGATGGATCGCATCACGGGGGACGGTGGAAACTGCTCGATCTGGGGGCAGGAGAAGGCTATGTCGGCCGCATACTGCAACGGGGAGACATGATCCGCAGTGGCGAATCAGGAATCCCATGGGACGTGCAGTTATGTGACGTGATCGACCTGAATCGGACGGAGTTGCCCCACGACACGTACGATGGCGTACGATTACCGTATGAGGAGAACGCCTTCGATGCGACGATTCTCTATTTCGTGCTCCACCACTGCGAACATGCCGAGGCGGTTCTACGCGAAGCGCTCCGTGTCACGAGTGGACGCGTTATTGTCGTCGAAAGCGTGGTGACGAATCCGGTTCAGCATCGTTTTCTTGAGGCGGCGGATCGTTTCGTGAACCGGCTGCGATCGAACGGGGAAATGACGCTGCAGGAGGAGCATCTTTCGTTTCGTTCGACGGACGAGTGGAAAAACGTCGCGCGCCGATGCGGGGCATCCGTCGAACATTGCGAGACCTCGACAGGAATCGTGCACCCACAGGCCTTGCTTGTGCTCGAACCGATGGAGGAAGGTCTGCCTGTCGCGTGA
- a CDS encoding phytoene desaturase family protein, giving the protein MPVDYDVITVGAGHNSLITSAYLAQAGYRVGVFERRDIVGGAVSTKEIIPGYQFDLGGSAHILIRLTPIVDELELGRFGLEYIDLDPLFFAPFPDGDAVFMYRDVDRTANHLEEKFPGQGEAYRRFIDDWSGFARTMREMFLTTPNPLNLGKKMVMGASTRLKWSTELRHILRPYGHVVGEYFEEEKIRAMLSWMAAQSGPPPSEPLTGPFVLWHPLYHEGGVARPRGGSGMLTQALRKHIEAHGGEVHTEAEVSEILVEDGKARGIRVNDQVYTGRAVVSGTHILEVLDRLLPPAYRPESADGMRVGNGFGIMLRLALDEPVEYAAHPGKDARMGLQLLCRDTDQIFNAYGEYLGGHPATDPPIVAMTFSAADDTLAPPGGEVLWLWGQYFPYELSDGSSWDEIQDRIADRLIDTFETYAPRTRDKIVGQLFQHPEWLESKLGLRRGNVMHLEMSLDQMFAARPALGMSEYRSHLDGLYLTGASTHPGGGIMGASGRNAARTLLGDLDRRRV; this is encoded by the coding sequence GTGCCTGTGGACTACGATGTTATTACCGTCGGAGCCGGACACAATAGCCTCATTACCAGCGCCTATCTGGCTCAGGCCGGCTATCGTGTCGGTGTCTTTGAGCGACGCGACATCGTCGGCGGGGCGGTCTCGACCAAGGAAATCATTCCCGGTTATCAATTCGATCTCGGTGGGAGTGCACACATTCTGATACGTCTTACGCCGATCGTCGATGAATTGGAATTGGGACGCTTTGGGCTGGAGTATATCGATCTAGATCCCCTCTTCTTTGCCCCGTTTCCGGATGGAGATGCGGTCTTCATGTACAGAGATGTCGACCGAACGGCGAACCATCTCGAAGAGAAATTTCCCGGTCAGGGCGAGGCGTATCGTCGCTTCATTGATGATTGGTCTGGCTTTGCGCGCACGATGCGGGAGATGTTTCTTACCACCCCGAACCCGCTAAACCTCGGCAAGAAGATGGTCATGGGGGCTTCGACTCGCCTCAAATGGTCCACGGAGCTTCGGCATATCTTACGGCCGTATGGACATGTCGTCGGAGAATACTTTGAGGAGGAGAAAATCCGTGCGATGCTGTCATGGATGGCTGCCCAATCGGGTCCTCCGCCTTCTGAGCCCCTCACGGGTCCATTCGTTCTGTGGCACCCGCTGTATCACGAAGGTGGCGTAGCACGCCCACGAGGCGGATCCGGCATGCTAACTCAGGCTCTCCGAAAACATATCGAAGCACACGGTGGCGAGGTGCACACGGAGGCTGAGGTTAGCGAGATACTCGTCGAGGACGGCAAAGCACGGGGCATTCGCGTCAATGACCAGGTGTACACCGGCCGCGCCGTCGTGTCGGGCACCCACATCCTCGAAGTTCTCGACCGCTTGCTCCCTCCAGCATATCGCCCCGAGTCTGCCGATGGAATGCGTGTCGGAAACGGGTTCGGCATCATGCTTCGTCTCGCCCTGGATGAGCCGGTTGAATACGCAGCCCATCCTGGGAAGGATGCGCGAATGGGTCTACAACTGCTGTGTAGAGACACCGATCAGATTTTCAACGCGTACGGCGAGTATTTGGGCGGACACCCGGCAACGGATCCCCCCATTGTTGCGATGACCTTCAGCGCCGCAGACGACACACTGGCGCCACCTGGAGGTGAAGTGCTATGGCTGTGGGGACAGTACTTCCCGTACGAGTTGTCTGACGGCTCCTCATGGGATGAGATTCAGGACAGAATCGCAGATCGGCTGATCGACACGTTTGAAACGTACGCGCCGCGTACGCGAGATAAGATCGTCGGGCAACTATTTCAGCACCCGGAGTGGCTGGAGTCGAAGCTCGGCCTACGCCGGGGAAACGTGATGCATCTCGAGATGAGCCTCGATCAGATGTTTGCCGCTCGACCGGCCCTGGGAATGTCCGAATACCGGAGCCACCTCGACGGTCTGTACCTGACAGGTGCAAGCACGCACCCCGGCGGAGGCATCATGGGCGCATCAGGGCGGAATGCAGCGCGTACATTGCTCGGCGACCTGGACCGGCGACGCGTCTAG
- a CDS encoding lycopene cyclase domain-containing protein, whose protein sequence is MFHFVFTLPVIIGLAATLPRPLGGVGGRRGRWAIPLLCVIAFSYTTPWDNYLVANDVWWYGADRVIATIGYVPVEEYMFFLLQPVLTGLFLYHVLGRLGYADRRSGLLPHVLGAAFWLLVSGISFYHLRSGPDDAFYLSLILAWSGPVLAGMWLYDGKTLWAKRKTMLVAVGVPTLYLWFADAIAIYAGIWTISTDYTLGLKVWTLPVEEATFFLVTNLLVVKGILLFLYGSHESIQSATSKPSRADTPEMAQG, encoded by the coding sequence ATGTTCCATTTTGTTTTTACGTTGCCGGTCATCATCGGGTTGGCGGCGACGCTTCCACGCCCTCTTGGTGGGGTTGGTGGTAGACGTGGGCGCTGGGCGATCCCTCTCCTGTGCGTGATCGCTTTCTCCTATACGACGCCCTGGGACAATTATCTCGTGGCAAACGACGTGTGGTGGTACGGAGCCGATCGCGTCATCGCGACGATTGGGTACGTGCCAGTTGAGGAATACATGTTTTTCCTCCTCCAGCCCGTGTTAACCGGACTTTTCCTGTATCACGTGCTCGGACGACTGGGATATGCTGACCGTCGAAGCGGCCTGCTCCCTCACGTTCTCGGCGCAGCATTTTGGCTACTCGTATCAGGCATTTCTTTCTACCACTTACGCTCCGGACCGGACGACGCATTCTATCTCAGTCTCATCCTGGCGTGGTCTGGTCCGGTGCTCGCTGGTATGTGGCTATACGACGGGAAGACGTTGTGGGCGAAGCGGAAGACCATGCTCGTCGCGGTCGGAGTGCCAACTCTCTATCTCTGGTTCGCGGATGCAATCGCCATCTACGCCGGGATCTGGACGATTTCTACCGACTACACTCTCGGTTTGAAAGTCTGGACACTGCCTGTTGAAGAAGCGACCTTTTTCCTCGTAACGAATCTTCTTGTGGTAAAAGGCATCCTTCTTTTTCTATATGGAAGCCACGAGTCGATCCAATCTGCAACGAGCAAACCATCCCGGGCAGATACTCCGGAAATGGCGCAAGGATAA